Proteins encoded within one genomic window of Trichocoleus sp. FACHB-46:
- a CDS encoding O-linked N-acetylglucosamine transferase, SPINDLY family protein: MISEFSADNLRELQQQADQCLAQGQYSKAAALYEEAIEGDPNVKRNYWYLGLALLLQGQEAEAQTTWFVALADVDEQALPACSAELVAVLQSEAEKRESLFSQEEDAIALAIRHHLREILPADINNLLKILQISAQLNILSGDDLDSLHIITLLRRNDAQDISSPLLRSTLQSVLEADPLHPAALEFAEVCLPYVEDQEAWLGVLIIPAIKIAYSLGKVGVAICLAQLGLTIDPNHLGALGHLSAFYYKAGDYEKGIEVAKQYYSIAQTLPGKVYGSFLLLKSLTISGGAWEEADATMQHHKNLLRSLIEKNPTNLDRGTALSMFTSTFFLPYMEDEPENNRHFFNHIAELCQASIHHYSKGQAEHYKQHHSMVLKTTTESTKSLKVGYVSGFLRQHSVGWLARWLFQHHDRERFQIYTYFVNQPQEETFANRWFVNNSSQARFLGIDGLEIADAVYQDQIDILVDLDSITLDTTCEVMALKPAPIQTTWLGWDASGIPAIDYYIADPYVLPESAQNYYNEKIWRLPNTYIAVDGFEIGVPTLRRDHLDIPSDAVVYLSAQKGHKRHPDLARLQMKILKEVPNSYFLLKGLANEEVLKESFIQLAEAEGISSDRLRFLPTVISETVHRANLSIADVVLDTYPYNGATTTLETLWMGIPLVTRVGEQFVSRNSYTMLMNIGVTEGIASTAEEYVEWGVRFGQDPALRQQVAWKMRASRQISPLWNAKQFTQNMENAYLQMWATYLETK, from the coding sequence ATGATTTCTGAGTTTAGTGCCGACAATTTACGTGAGTTACAGCAACAGGCAGACCAGTGTCTAGCACAAGGGCAATATAGCAAAGCTGCTGCTCTATACGAGGAAGCGATTGAAGGTGATCCTAACGTTAAACGAAACTATTGGTATTTAGGTTTAGCACTACTTTTGCAAGGGCAAGAAGCCGAAGCTCAAACAACTTGGTTTGTAGCTCTGGCAGATGTAGATGAACAAGCATTGCCAGCGTGCAGTGCGGAATTGGTTGCAGTGTTGCAGTCAGAAGCAGAGAAGCGGGAGAGCTTATTCTCTCAAGAAGAAGATGCGATCGCCTTAGCTATTCGGCACCATCTCCGAGAAATTTTACCCGCAGATATAAACAACCTCCTAAAGATTCTACAAATATCCGCTCAGCTCAACATACTTTCCGGAGATGATCTTGACTCCTTACACATCATTACATTACTGCGAAGGAATGATGCTCAAGATATTAGTTCACCTTTATTAAGGAGCACTTTGCAAAGTGTTCTAGAAGCTGACCCATTACATCCAGCAGCTTTAGAGTTTGCGGAAGTTTGCTTACCCTATGTAGAAGATCAGGAAGCATGGCTCGGTGTGCTAATCATTCCAGCCATTAAAATTGCTTATTCCTTGGGCAAAGTTGGAGTTGCAATTTGTTTGGCGCAGTTGGGGCTCACCATTGATCCAAATCACTTAGGCGCCTTAGGGCATTTATCTGCGTTTTATTACAAAGCTGGTGACTACGAAAAAGGTATTGAGGTTGCCAAACAATATTACAGTATTGCTCAGACTCTACCTGGAAAGGTCTACGGTAGCTTCTTATTACTAAAATCACTAACCATCTCTGGTGGTGCATGGGAAGAAGCAGACGCGACAATGCAGCACCACAAGAATTTATTGCGATCGCTGATTGAAAAGAATCCTACTAATCTGGATCGCGGTACAGCGTTGTCAATGTTTACCTCAACCTTCTTCTTGCCTTATATGGAAGATGAACCAGAAAATAATCGTCACTTCTTTAACCATATTGCTGAGCTTTGCCAAGCTAGCATTCATCACTATTCAAAGGGGCAAGCAGAGCACTACAAACAACACCACTCAATGGTGTTGAAAACTACTACTGAATCTACTAAATCGTTAAAAGTGGGTTATGTTTCTGGCTTTTTAAGACAGCACTCCGTTGGTTGGTTGGCCCGCTGGTTGTTCCAACATCACGATCGTGAGCGCTTCCAGATTTATACCTACTTTGTAAATCAACCCCAGGAGGAAACATTTGCAAACCGTTGGTTTGTGAATAATAGCTCTCAGGCTCGATTTTTAGGTATAGATGGCTTAGAAATTGCAGATGCAGTTTATCAAGATCAAATTGATATTTTGGTGGACCTCGATAGCATTACGCTAGATACCACTTGCGAAGTGATGGCGCTAAAGCCAGCACCAATTCAGACAACATGGCTAGGCTGGGATGCTTCAGGAATTCCAGCGATCGATTACTATATTGCCGACCCTTATGTTTTGCCAGAATCGGCACAGAATTACTATAACGAGAAAATCTGGCGCTTACCCAACACTTATATTGCTGTAGATGGTTTTGAGATTGGAGTACCAACTCTACGACGGGATCACCTAGACATTCCCAGTGATGCAGTCGTGTATTTGAGCGCTCAGAAAGGCCACAAACGGCACCCAGATTTAGCACGACTGCAAATGAAAATTTTGAAGGAAGTGCCCAATAGTTATTTTTTGCTCAAGGGTTTGGCAAATGAAGAGGTGCTGAAAGAATCATTTATTCAACTAGCTGAAGCGGAAGGAATCAGTAGCGATCGCTTAAGATTTTTGCCAACCGTTATATCAGAGACAGTTCACCGAGCTAACCTCAGCATTGCTGATGTTGTTTTGGACACCTATCCTTACAACGGTGCAACAACTACATTAGAAACGCTATGGATGGGAATTCCTTTAGTGACACGAGTAGGAGAACAGTTCGTCAGTCGTAATAGTTATACGATGTTGATGAATATCGGTGTTACAGAAGGTATCGCTTCGACTGCTGAGGAATATGTAGAGTGGGGGGTTCGTTTTGGCCAAGACCCAGCTTTGCGGCAACAAGTTGCTTGGAAAATGCGTGCCTCTCGACAGATATCTCCTCTATGGAATGCTAAACAATTCACGCAAAATATGGAGAATGCATATCTACAAATGTGGGCGACCTACCTGGAAACAAAATGA
- the trxB gene encoding thioredoxin-disulfide reductase — MTNPTVENLVIIGSGPAGYTAAIYAARANLKPFVFEGFQAGGLPGGQLMTTTEVENFPGFPEGITGPQLMDRMKAQSVRWGAELVTEDVVSVDFSQRPFVVRSEEREVKAHSIVIATGATAKRLGLPCEHQFWSRGISACAICDGATPIFRSAELAVVGGGDSAAEEAVYLTKYGSHVHLLVRGEKMRASKAMQDRVLKNSKITVHWNTDILDVFGEENHMKGVHLRNKKTGEASELHVRGLFYAIGHTPNTSLFKGQLELDDIGYVVTKPGSVETSIEGVFAAGDVQDHEYRQAITAAGTGCMAAMLAERWLSTQGLVQEFHQTEASEKPKAEQATKKSEAEQESEFSVDATRHEGGYALRKLYHESDRLIVVKYASPNCGPCHTLKPILNKLVDEFEEKIHFVEIDVEQDPDIAEAAGVMGTPTIQFFKDKDKVAELKGVKQKSEYRQLISSNL, encoded by the coding sequence ATGACAAATCCAACTGTTGAAAATTTGGTCATTATTGGCTCTGGCCCTGCGGGATATACGGCTGCTATTTATGCTGCAAGAGCGAATCTGAAGCCGTTTGTGTTTGAAGGCTTCCAGGCAGGGGGGCTACCAGGTGGCCAGTTGATGACAACCACTGAGGTGGAAAACTTCCCTGGCTTTCCGGAAGGCATTACAGGACCGCAGTTGATGGACCGGATGAAGGCCCAATCTGTGCGTTGGGGAGCGGAATTGGTGACTGAGGACGTAGTGTCTGTGGATTTCAGCCAGCGTCCGTTTGTGGTGCGATCAGAGGAGCGGGAAGTCAAGGCGCACAGTATTGTAATTGCGACAGGTGCGACAGCGAAGCGGTTGGGATTACCTTGCGAACATCAGTTTTGGAGCCGCGGAATTTCTGCTTGTGCCATCTGCGATGGAGCAACGCCAATTTTCCGGTCGGCAGAGTTGGCTGTTGTGGGTGGCGGCGATTCGGCGGCAGAAGAGGCTGTGTATTTGACCAAGTATGGGTCGCATGTGCATCTATTAGTACGCGGTGAAAAGATGCGTGCTAGTAAGGCTATGCAAGATCGCGTGCTGAAAAATTCCAAGATTACGGTTCATTGGAACACGGATATTCTGGATGTGTTTGGCGAAGAAAACCACATGAAAGGGGTGCACCTACGCAACAAAAAGACAGGTGAAGCCAGTGAACTGCATGTGCGTGGTTTGTTCTACGCGATCGGTCATACCCCAAATACGTCTTTGTTTAAGGGGCAACTAGAACTTGATGATATTGGTTACGTTGTGACGAAGCCTGGTTCTGTAGAAACGAGCATTGAAGGTGTGTTTGCTGCTGGTGATGTCCAGGATCATGAGTATCGACAAGCGATCACGGCAGCGGGCACGGGTTGTATGGCGGCTATGCTAGCGGAGCGTTGGCTATCGACTCAGGGCTTGGTGCAAGAATTTCACCAAACAGAAGCATCGGAAAAACCGAAAGCTGAGCAAGCTACTAAAAAGTCGGAAGCTGAGCAAGAGTCTGAATTTAGCGTGGATGCAACTCGGCACGAAGGGGGATATGCGCTACGGAAGCTTTACCACGAGAGCGATCGCCTGATTGTCGTGAAATACGCTTCGCCTAATTGTGGACCTTGCCACACCTTGAAACCCATCTTGAACAAACTGGTGGATGAGTTTGAGGAAAAAATCCACTTTGTAGAAATTGATGTGGAACAAGATCCAGATATTGCTGAGGCAGCGGGCGTCATGGGTACGCCAACGATTCAGTTCTTTAAGGACAAGGACAAGGTTGCTGAGCTGAAGGGCGTGAAACAGAAGAGCGAGTATCGCCAATTGATTAGTAGCAATCTGTAG
- a CDS encoding class I SAM-dependent methyltransferase: MNNQVSELERIRQQFEMAPYPTIPLEESPKEATNILYLHNLVTAFYLKNHKITDTKDKIILDVGCGSGYTSLILAEANPGAKIVGMDISEKSVELARQRLRYHGFDNSEFYTLTAEELPSLNLQFDYINCDEVLYLLPDPVAGLQAMKAVLKTNGIIRANLHSSLQREFYFRAQKIFKMMGLMDGPPEELEIEIVREIMRSLKPDVYLKLMAWKPALETDVEQVRANLLLQGDKGYTVKELFAALKAADLEFVSMVKWRQWEIMDLFQDPNDLPSFLAMSLPDISVEERLHLFELLQPVNRLLDFWCAHPIESANPRSASEWSLAEWQRAQVQLHPQLKIPVVKKKLIEHITERQPFNISQFIPEPAKTSVIVDSHIATCLLPLWEGSQSFVSLVKRWQAVKPVDPITLEPLSEQVALEEVRQFLGDLEVYLYVLAEVVQ, encoded by the coding sequence ATGAATAATCAAGTATCTGAACTTGAGAGAATTCGCCAGCAATTTGAAATGGCTCCATACCCAACGATTCCTTTAGAGGAATCTCCTAAAGAAGCTACCAATATTCTCTATTTGCATAACTTAGTAACTGCATTTTATCTAAAGAATCACAAAATCACTGATACCAAGGACAAGATAATTTTAGATGTAGGTTGTGGTAGCGGCTATACCTCCTTGATTTTGGCAGAAGCTAACCCAGGAGCCAAAATCGTAGGTATGGATATTTCCGAGAAGTCTGTGGAATTAGCCCGTCAGCGCTTGCGATACCACGGGTTTGACAATTCTGAATTTTATACTTTAACTGCCGAAGAACTCCCTAGTCTAAATCTTCAGTTTGACTACATCAACTGTGATGAAGTTTTGTACTTGCTTCCTGACCCCGTTGCTGGTCTCCAAGCAATGAAGGCAGTCCTTAAAACCAATGGTATTATTCGAGCCAACCTTCATAGCTCACTCCAACGAGAATTTTATTTCCGAGCGCAAAAGATCTTTAAGATGATGGGTTTAATGGATGGCCCACCTGAGGAATTAGAGATAGAGATAGTCCGAGAGATTATGCGATCGCTAAAGCCAGATGTTTATTTAAAGTTAATGGCTTGGAAGCCTGCTCTCGAGACTGATGTAGAGCAGGTAAGGGCAAATTTGCTGCTACAAGGCGACAAGGGCTATACAGTTAAAGAGCTTTTTGCCGCTCTCAAAGCTGCCGACCTGGAATTTGTCAGTATGGTGAAGTGGCGACAGTGGGAAATTATGGATCTTTTTCAAGACCCTAATGATCTCCCATCTTTTTTGGCAATGAGCTTGCCTGATATCTCCGTAGAAGAGCGCCTTCATTTATTTGAACTTTTACAACCAGTTAATCGATTATTAGACTTTTGGTGTGCTCACCCTATCGAATCTGCCAACCCTAGGTCTGCTTCTGAGTGGAGCTTGGCAGAGTGGCAGCGTGCCCAAGTTCAGTTACATCCTCAGTTGAAAATACCAGTAGTCAAAAAAAAGCTGATAGAGCATATCACTGAGCGCCAGCCTTTCAACATTAGCCAATTTATTCCGGAGCCTGCTAAAACTTCGGTCATTGTAGATAGTCACATTGCTACTTGCCTATTACCTCTATGGGAAGGGAGCCAGTCTTTTGTGTCCTTAGTGAAACGATGGCAGGCTGTAAAGCCAGTTGATCCTATTACTTTAGAGCCTCTTAGTGAGCAGGTAGCTCTAGAGGAAGTCAGGCAATTTTTGGGCGACCTAGAGGTCTATCTATACGTTCTAGCAGAGGTCGTGCAGTGA
- a CDS encoding tetratricopeptide repeat protein has protein sequence MNVSRLANEAQDLLSQAQYNQAIALLNQALQQLHDQPELYNLLASAYVQQDQLPEAIACYHKALELNPLSPETHKNLGNAWLKQRDFVNAIACYQKAIELDPDYATAYYNLGLIFQRQNQLEGAIAHYRRAIELNSTDAAAHNNLGLALQSNNQPEAAIACYTKLLTIESDNSITYYNLGYISQAQGKLEAARHYYQKALNLNSCDITTLNNLGFILNELGQYEEAISVLQQALQLNPDYTNALTNLGIAYIQLGKLEEGVLVLQKSLTLDSSQVEAYVNLGIAYERQDHFEEAITFQQQALALNPNHASAHNNLGVALEQQGEFSEALVCYEQAIQLEPKRASQHWNRSLLLLRTGHLEVGFAEFEARWQMKAIAPRSFPQPLWDGTNLEGRSILLHSEGGFGDTLQFVRYAPLVAERGGSVKIICPQPLVRLLSSLPNIEQVVSWESGLPDFDVHAPLLSLPHLFGTTLGNIPANIPYMSPPEIFPFTLQSTANTSLKVGLTWGGNPEYGRDRSRSCSLDQFLPLLEIVKVAFYSLQKGPRATELIEFPNEIPIQNLGDRIHDFSDTAAAIAQLDLIITTDTSVAHLAGALGCPVWVLLNFVPDWRWFTDSDRSPWYPTMRLFRQTKLGDWSDVFERVNQALQNLASQRSLIV, from the coding sequence ATGAATGTTTCCAGACTAGCTAATGAAGCCCAAGATCTTTTATCTCAAGCGCAATATAACCAGGCGATCGCACTACTCAATCAGGCACTCCAGCAACTTCATGACCAACCTGAGCTATATAACTTACTGGCTAGCGCTTATGTGCAGCAGGACCAGTTGCCTGAGGCGATCGCATGCTATCACAAAGCCTTAGAACTAAATCCACTATCACCTGAAACTCATAAAAATCTTGGTAACGCATGGCTCAAGCAACGTGATTTTGTAAATGCGATCGCTTGTTACCAAAAAGCTATAGAACTAGACCCAGACTACGCAACTGCTTATTACAACTTAGGTTTAATTTTTCAACGACAAAACCAGCTTGAAGGTGCGATCGCTCATTATCGACGTGCCATTGAGCTTAATTCAACCGATGCAGCAGCGCACAACAATCTAGGCTTAGCTCTTCAAAGCAACAATCAGCCGGAAGCTGCGATCGCCTGCTACACAAAGCTTTTAACTATAGAATCTGATAACAGCATTACTTACTACAACTTAGGATATATTTCTCAGGCGCAAGGCAAGCTAGAAGCAGCACGTCATTACTATCAAAAAGCGCTTAATCTAAATTCCTGTGATATCACAACACTTAATAACTTAGGCTTCATCTTAAATGAGCTAGGCCAGTATGAAGAAGCCATTTCAGTTCTTCAGCAGGCTTTACAACTAAACCCTGACTATACAAATGCTCTAACGAACTTAGGAATTGCCTATATCCAACTTGGTAAACTGGAAGAAGGGGTGCTTGTACTTCAGAAAAGTTTAACCCTTGATTCTAGCCAGGTTGAAGCTTATGTCAACTTGGGGATCGCATACGAAAGGCAAGATCATTTTGAAGAAGCAATTACCTTTCAGCAGCAAGCGTTGGCATTAAATCCTAACCATGCCTCTGCTCACAACAATTTAGGAGTTGCCCTTGAGCAACAGGGGGAATTTTCTGAGGCACTCGTCTGTTATGAGCAGGCGATTCAATTAGAGCCTAAACGTGCTAGTCAACATTGGAACCGAAGTCTACTGTTGTTGAGAACAGGTCATTTAGAAGTCGGTTTTGCAGAGTTTGAGGCTCGTTGGCAAATGAAGGCGATCGCGCCTCGTTCCTTTCCTCAACCTTTGTGGGATGGTACCAACCTTGAAGGTCGCAGTATTCTCCTCCACTCCGAAGGAGGTTTCGGTGATACGTTGCAATTTGTCCGCTATGCGCCCTTAGTTGCTGAGCGCGGCGGTTCTGTTAAGATCATCTGCCCTCAACCCTTAGTTCGTCTGCTCAGCAGCTTACCAAATATTGAGCAAGTAGTTTCTTGGGAATCAGGTTTGCCTGATTTTGATGTTCATGCACCTCTGCTTAGCCTTCCGCACTTGTTTGGTACCACGCTAGGTAATATTCCTGCCAATATTCCTTATATGTCCCCTCCTGAGATTTTTCCTTTTACTTTGCAATCAACTGCCAATACGTCTCTTAAGGTAGGACTGACTTGGGGAGGAAATCCTGAATATGGACGCGATCGCAGTCGCTCTTGTTCGCTAGACCAATTTCTACCACTGCTTGAGATTGTTAAGGTTGCTTTTTACAGCCTACAGAAGGGACCGAGAGCGACTGAACTAATTGAGTTTCCTAATGAAATACCTATACAGAACTTGGGCGATCGCATTCACGACTTTAGTGATACAGCGGCTGCAATAGCACAGTTGGATCTCATTATTACAACCGATACATCAGTGGCTCATCTGGCCGGTGCCTTAGGATGTCCAGTTTGGGTTTTACTCAACTTTGTACCTGACTGGCGCTGGTTCACTGATAGTGATCGCAGTCCTTGGTATCCAACTATGCGATTGTTCCGCCAAACAAAACTGGGTGATTGGTCAGACGTATTCGAGCGAGTTAATCAAGCCTTACAAAATTTGGCTAGTCAAAGATCATTAATTGTTTAA
- a CDS encoding type IV pilin-like G/H family protein yields MKTEFQAKFLQHLTQKKQEQGFTLIELLVVIIIIGILSAIALPSFLNQANKAKQSEAKQNVGSMNRAQQAYYLENSTFGSTVENLGLGIQTQTTNYTYTVTAPETNGISTVATNRGNSLKAPLRQYAGRVELGTVIATSEATTLAILCETKAVAGNPIAANLTPTSTVVADGCTATGKVVDAK; encoded by the coding sequence ATGAAGACCGAATTTCAAGCCAAATTCCTTCAGCACCTGACCCAGAAAAAGCAAGAGCAGGGTTTCACCCTCATTGAACTGCTCGTTGTTATCATCATCATCGGTATTTTGTCCGCGATCGCATTGCCTTCCTTCTTGAACCAAGCTAACAAAGCGAAGCAATCCGAAGCAAAGCAAAACGTGGGTTCCATGAACCGCGCTCAGCAAGCCTACTACCTAGAGAACTCCACCTTCGGCAGCACTGTTGAGAACCTTGGTCTTGGCATTCAAACCCAAACCACCAACTATACCTACACAGTTACTGCACCAGAAACCAATGGTATCTCTACCGTTGCTACTAACCGAGGCAACTCCCTCAAAGCTCCTCTCAGACAATATGCAGGTCGTGTAGAATTAGGAACTGTAATTGCTACCAGTGAAGCAACTACCCTAGCAATTCTCTGTGAAACAAAGGCTGTTGCTGGCAACCCAATCGCTGCCAACCTTACTCCTACCAGCACTGTTGTTGCTGATGGCTGCACCGCTACCGGCAAAGTGGTAGATGCGAAGTAA
- a CDS encoding glycosyltransferase family 1 protein, whose product MLICPHPTIIIDGVFFQLYKSGIARVWRSLLREWVNTGFAKHLLFLDRAETAPIIPGVKYRLIPPYDYNDTESDRQLLQEICDQEEADLFISTYYTNPLSTTSVLMVHDMIPEVVGTNLDQPIWQEKRHSIHHASAYIAVSKNTAGDLVKFFPEVDPATITVAPNGIDHSFAPGTPEAISSFKHKYGIDKPYFLLSGGRRGYKNTIVFFQAFAQLISKHGFDIVCTGGTTHLETEFRAYTTGTTVHMLHLEDNELPLAYSGAVALVYPSQYEGFGLPIIEAMACGCPVITSPNASIPEVAGQAALYIQSNDINGLTSALCEVQKPEVRESLIQAGLQQAKQFSWTKMAQQVGSALIAATLIPLNLSDRNLIVFPDWNQPEEVFCTELADVIRAIATHPDRNSMTLLIHSNGISTEDTNLVLSSITMNLLLEEELEVDAGLEISLVSNLSSIQWQLLLTRVQGCIALPHEDQAAIDAVNARQLPTLEIHQLLTPSTN is encoded by the coding sequence ATGCTAATTTGCCCCCATCCAACGATTATTATTGATGGTGTTTTCTTTCAGCTCTACAAAAGTGGAATTGCTCGGGTTTGGCGATCGCTATTAAGAGAATGGGTTAATACTGGATTTGCTAAACATCTATTATTTTTAGACCGAGCTGAAACTGCTCCAATTATTCCTGGAGTTAAGTATCGCCTTATTCCTCCCTACGACTACAACGATACAGAGAGCGATCGCCAGCTATTGCAAGAAATTTGTGATCAGGAAGAAGCGGATCTTTTTATCTCAACTTACTACACTAACCCTCTCTCAACTACTTCTGTTCTAATGGTTCATGACATGATCCCGGAAGTAGTTGGAACTAATCTGGACCAGCCGATATGGCAAGAAAAGCGCCATAGCATTCATCACGCCTCTGCTTATATTGCAGTTTCCAAAAATACAGCTGGTGATCTTGTTAAGTTTTTTCCAGAAGTTGATCCTGCTACTATTACAGTTGCACCTAATGGCATCGATCACTCTTTTGCTCCTGGTACCCCTGAAGCTATTAGTAGCTTCAAACATAAATACGGTATTGACAAGCCTTACTTCTTGCTTTCAGGAGGTAGAAGGGGTTATAAAAACACGATTGTTTTCTTCCAAGCATTTGCTCAACTAATTAGCAAACATGGGTTTGATATTGTTTGCACTGGAGGAACAACTCATCTAGAGACTGAGTTTAGAGCTTATACCACAGGTACTACCGTACATATGCTGCACTTGGAGGATAATGAGTTACCGCTCGCTTACTCAGGTGCTGTTGCCTTAGTTTATCCCTCGCAGTATGAAGGATTTGGATTGCCAATCATTGAGGCAATGGCCTGTGGTTGCCCTGTGATTACTTCTCCTAATGCATCGATTCCAGAGGTTGCAGGTCAAGCAGCGCTCTATATACAGTCCAATGATATTAACGGCTTAACCAGCGCACTTTGTGAGGTACAGAAGCCAGAAGTTCGCGAATCTCTCATTCAAGCTGGACTACAACAAGCCAAGCAGTTCTCATGGACCAAGATGGCGCAGCAGGTCGGTTCTGCTCTAATTGCAGCCACCTTGATTCCACTCAACTTAAGCGATCGCAACTTAATTGTCTTTCCTGATTGGAACCAGCCAGAAGAAGTTTTCTGTACAGAGTTAGCAGATGTGATTCGAGCGATCGCAACGCATCCTGACAGAAACAGTATGACCTTACTGATTCATAGCAATGGGATTTCAACCGAAGATACTAACCTAGTACTTTCAAGTATTACGATGAATCTATTGCTGGAAGAAGAGCTTGAGGTAGATGCAGGGCTTGAGATTTCTCTAGTTTCTAACTTAAGCAGTATTCAGTGGCAGTTACTTCTCACTCGTGTTCAGGGCTGTATTGCTCTACCGCACGAAGACCAAGCTGCGATCGATGCAGTCAATGCTAGGCAACTGCCTACTTTAGAAATTCACCAGCTACTGACTCCCTCAACCAACTAA
- a CDS encoding glycosyltransferase family 2 protein, whose translation MSRPVSVSMPQPWISFCIIVKNEQQNLPRCLSSVRSYVDEMIVVDTGSDDNTIEIAQQYGAQVKSFEWCDDFAAARNFAIAQASGNWILTLDADEELLVKSEAWREQLMSSSAESLAYWIPLLDAHQPMTALPTIRLFRNLAELQYSGRYHEQITYQNQYIPTNFIQSLSCLEIRHYGYRDDLLLHKNLTRNIPLLERLRQQEPLSLLLLLTLGNAYLRTEQIDKARNCWSEAFERLSPHLLLGELPSETVRLPALLFILGLDLLHEQQDYETAMLVCRRGLEWFPDYPPLNHLTGSLMQELSFPLAAATYFEQCLAMGRQGRYFQREPFDLNFLTVWPACDLGYSYMALKRFPESVQAFELALSFQSDYEPAQAGLESAKQQLCQIRR comes from the coding sequence ATGAGCCGCCCAGTTTCCGTTTCTATGCCTCAGCCTTGGATATCCTTCTGCATAATTGTTAAGAACGAACAGCAGAACCTGCCCCGTTGTTTAAGCAGTGTGCGATCGTATGTAGACGAGATGATTGTGGTCGATACGGGTTCGGACGACAATACAATCGAGATTGCTCAGCAGTATGGAGCTCAGGTTAAGTCGTTTGAATGGTGTGATGATTTTGCTGCTGCCCGAAATTTTGCGATCGCTCAAGCTTCTGGAAACTGGATTTTAACGCTGGATGCTGATGAAGAGCTACTTGTTAAATCAGAGGCTTGGCGCGAGCAATTAATGAGTAGTAGTGCTGAATCTCTTGCTTATTGGATTCCCCTACTCGATGCCCATCAACCAATGACTGCTTTGCCAACGATAAGGCTCTTCCGAAATTTGGCTGAACTACAGTATTCTGGGCGCTATCACGAACAAATCACTTATCAAAACCAATATATCCCCACCAACTTTATCCAGAGCCTAAGTTGTCTAGAAATTCGGCACTACGGCTATAGGGATGACTTACTTCTACACAAAAATTTGACTCGAAATATTCCCCTGCTGGAAAGACTTCGCCAGCAGGAGCCTCTCAGTTTACTACTACTCTTAACTTTAGGTAATGCTTATTTAAGAACTGAGCAAATAGATAAAGCTAGAAACTGTTGGTCAGAAGCTTTTGAGCGCCTTTCTCCCCATTTACTGCTCGGTGAGTTACCGAGTGAGACGGTACGCCTGCCAGCCTTGCTGTTCATTTTGGGTCTCGACCTTCTCCACGAGCAACAAGATTATGAAACAGCCATGCTGGTTTGTCGTCGTGGGTTGGAATGGTTTCCTGATTACCCTCCGCTCAATCATCTGACTGGCTCACTCATGCAAGAGTTGAGCTTTCCGCTGGCCGCCGCTACTTACTTTGAGCAATGTCTTGCAATGGGTCGCCAAGGCCGCTATTTTCAGCGAGAACCTTTCGATCTCAACTTTTTAACTGTTTGGCCTGCTTGCGACCTGGGTTATAGCTATATGGCACTCAAGCGTTTCCCCGAGTCAGTACAAGCTTTTGAATTAGCTCTCTCCTTTCAATCAGATTACGAACCAGCGCAAGCAGGATTAGAAAGCGCTAAGCAGCAGTTGTGCCAGATTCGGCGTTAA